The Mesorhizobium sp. NBSH29 genome has a segment encoding these proteins:
- the mtnA gene encoding S-methyl-5-thioribose-1-phosphate isomerase, giving the protein MNVGDRHFRTIWLADDGRSVDLIDQRWLPHDFRIVSVGSIDGIATAIRDMWVRGAPLIGVTAAYGMAIQTVTDASDVALRAAWETLHETRPTAINLRWALNAMMETLLPLPVDQRRAAAYQRAAEIADEDVKLNRNIGKHGLEIIKRIAATKKLGEPVNILTHCNAGWLATVDYGTATAPIYLAAQAGIAVHVYVDETRPRNQGAQLTAWEMAGHGVPHTLIVDNAGGHLMQRGAIDMVIVGTDRTTANGDVCNKIGTYLKALAAHDNGVPFYVGLPSPTIDWTVHDGLTEIPIEERSGDEVSLVWGKTASGEITQVRISPDSSPAANPAFDVTPARLVTGLITERGVAEASAAGLLALFPERG; this is encoded by the coding sequence GTGAACGTTGGGGACCGCCATTTTCGCACCATCTGGCTGGCCGATGATGGCCGCTCAGTCGACCTGATCGACCAGCGCTGGCTGCCGCACGATTTTCGCATTGTCTCCGTCGGCAGCATCGATGGAATTGCCACTGCCATTCGGGACATGTGGGTGCGCGGCGCACCGCTGATCGGCGTCACCGCCGCCTATGGGATGGCGATCCAGACTGTCACCGACGCATCGGACGTGGCGTTGCGCGCTGCATGGGAGACACTCCACGAAACGCGACCCACCGCGATCAATCTGCGCTGGGCGCTCAACGCCATGATGGAGACGCTGCTTCCCCTGCCGGTCGACCAGCGCCGCGCCGCCGCCTATCAGCGTGCTGCCGAAATTGCCGACGAGGATGTCAAACTGAACCGCAACATCGGCAAGCACGGGCTCGAAATCATCAAGCGCATCGCCGCAACCAAGAAGCTAGGCGAGCCGGTGAACATCCTTACCCATTGTAATGCCGGCTGGCTTGCTACCGTCGATTACGGCACCGCCACCGCGCCCATTTATCTGGCCGCACAAGCCGGCATTGCGGTCCACGTCTATGTCGACGAGACCCGTCCGCGCAACCAGGGTGCCCAGCTCACCGCCTGGGAGATGGCGGGCCACGGCGTACCGCACACGCTGATCGTCGACAATGCCGGCGGCCATCTCATGCAGCGTGGCGCTATCGACATGGTCATTGTCGGCACCGACCGCACCACCGCCAACGGCGATGTCTGCAACAAGATCGGTACCTATCTGAAAGCACTCGCCGCGCACGACAATGGCGTTCCTTTTTATGTCGGCCTGCCATCGCCCACCATCGACTGGACCGTCCATGACGGCCTGACCGAAATCCCGATCGAAGAACGCTCGGGCGATGAAGTCTCGCTCGTTTGGGGCAAGACCGCCTCCGGCGAGATCACACAAGTGCGGATTTCGCCGGATAGCTCACCGGCCGCCAATCCTGCTTTTGACGTGACGCCAGCCCGGTTGGTAACCGGGCTGATCACCGAGCGGGGCGTGGCCGAAGCTTCGGCAGCGGGATTGCTGGCGCTGTTTCCGGAGCGGGGGTAG
- the mtnK gene encoding S-methyl-5-thioribose kinase, which translates to MADKPSFEALSAETLPLRLGRTDALTARIGSDTASWKVREVGDGNLNLVFIVDGPDGSAIVKQALPYVRLVGDSWPLPLKRSFFEYHALTRQRARAGNIVPEIFHFDEGQALIIMEFLTPHIILRRALIEGRRPKNIGRDLGLFLATTLFRGSDLSMGARARKEDMALFADNAELCDITENLVFTDPYFDAAMNRHTSPQLDGIVATLRADRNLKVEAQRLKHIFASSAETLLHGDLHTGSIMVTDDETRVIDPEFAFYGPMAFDVGMLLANFWMAFFAQAGHEKAGDRSVLRDELLDTVTEIWAVFRTEFSRLWHSERTGMLYDRRLFEDQGDALGSAQALDCLLHQIYVDMLGFAGIEIHRRILGLAHNADFEDIADENLRARCEARALKFGRHLAVNRNRLVSLQEIHTLAVRLERDEIS; encoded by the coding sequence ATGGCTGACAAACCGTCATTTGAAGCACTTTCCGCCGAAACTTTGCCGCTGCGGCTGGGGCGCACCGATGCGCTGACCGCGCGTATCGGCAGTGACACAGCATCCTGGAAAGTCCGCGAGGTTGGGGACGGCAACCTCAACCTTGTCTTCATCGTCGACGGTCCAGACGGTTCGGCCATAGTCAAGCAGGCGCTGCCCTATGTGCGCCTCGTCGGCGACAGTTGGCCGCTACCGCTCAAACGCTCCTTCTTCGAATATCATGCGCTCACCCGCCAGCGCGCGCGGGCTGGCAACATCGTTCCGGAAATCTTTCATTTCGATGAGGGGCAGGCGCTCATCATCATGGAGTTTCTCACCCCGCACATTATCCTGCGCCGCGCGCTGATCGAGGGCAGGCGGCCGAAAAACATCGGTCGGGATCTCGGGCTGTTTCTGGCAACCACCCTGTTTCGCGGTTCTGACTTGTCTATGGGTGCGCGCGCCCGCAAGGAAGACATGGCGCTGTTTGCCGACAATGCCGAGCTTTGCGACATCACCGAGAACCTGGTTTTCACCGACCCCTATTTTGATGCGGCGATGAACCGGCATACCTCGCCGCAGCTTGACGGGATTGTTGCCACACTGCGCGCAGACCGCAACCTCAAGGTTGAGGCTCAGCGCCTGAAGCACATCTTCGCCAGCTCAGCCGAAACGCTGCTGCATGGCGATCTCCACACCGGCTCCATCATGGTGACTGATGACGAGACCCGTGTCATCGATCCTGAGTTCGCCTTCTACGGCCCTATGGCGTTTGATGTCGGCATGCTGCTCGCCAATTTCTGGATGGCCTTTTTTGCGCAAGCCGGACACGAAAAGGCGGGCGACCGCTCAGTGCTGCGCGATGAATTGCTCGACACCGTAACGGAAATCTGGGCCGTCTTCCGCACCGAGTTTTCGCGCCTTTGGCACAGCGAGCGCACCGGCATGCTCTATGACCGTCGCCTGTTCGAAGATCAGGGCGATGCTCTGGGAAGCGCCCAGGCGCTCGACTGCCTGCTTCACCAGATCTATGTCGACATGTTGGGCTTTGCCGGCATCGAGATCCACCGCCGCATTCTCGGGCTGGCTCACAATGCCGATTTTGAGGACATCGCGGACGAGAATCTGCGCGCCCGCTGCGAAGCACGCGCGCTGAAGTTCGGTCGCCATCTGGCTGTCAACCGGAACCGGCTGGTCAGTCTTCAGGAAATCCACACTCTTGCCGTACGGCTGGAAAGGGACGAAATCTCGTGA
- a CDS encoding sugar ABC transporter ATP-binding protein: protein MGEEAVFRIAGLRKSFGLIEVLRGVDLDLHAGQITVLMGANGAGKSTLVKAMCGVYRLDAGQMTLDGSRFAPHKPAEAISAGVVTVHQNINDGVVAALDVATNLTLDRLNGSGAATFFNPRRVRRQAAEVAARMGLSLDLGAQISDLSLADRQMVAIARAMAHEPKVLVLDEPTSSLSSAEADRLFALLDRLKADGVAILYISHRMSDIRRLADRIVSLRDGAIAATFDQPPLDYEGAVNAMLGRTVSLGQVAARATGKTVFAADGLRLKANAKPLSLTLGEGEVVAITGLVGVGKTALAETLFGVRRPASGTMVLDGNPYAPPSTREAIRNGVFLVAKDRADNGIVPDFNIYENISLPFLRSISRLAVTQRSAEKARARQQINDLAIVSRSERDEMSTLSGGNQQKVMVARWMAEPARLFVLDEPFQGVDIAARRDIATKLRASAAGRATLIFVTELDEALETADRILVMSEHTLVGEHKNDGALDMDRLLSQIAGQLLKGAA from the coding sequence ATGGGTGAGGAAGCTGTGTTTCGCATCGCGGGCCTGAGGAAATCCTTTGGCTTGATCGAGGTGCTGCGCGGCGTCGATCTCGACCTACATGCGGGCCAGATCACCGTGCTGATGGGTGCTAATGGGGCCGGCAAGTCGACGCTGGTCAAGGCCATGTGCGGCGTCTACCGGCTGGATGCCGGGCAGATGACGCTGGATGGGAGCCGCTTCGCCCCCCACAAGCCCGCCGAAGCGATCAGCGCCGGCGTGGTTACTGTCCATCAGAACATCAATGACGGCGTGGTTGCAGCGCTCGACGTGGCAACCAACCTGACGCTCGACCGGCTCAATGGATCTGGCGCGGCGACATTCTTCAATCCGCGCCGCGTGCGCAGGCAGGCCGCCGAAGTGGCCGCCCGCATGGGGCTGAGCCTTGATCTGGGCGCCCAGATATCCGACCTGTCGCTGGCCGACCGCCAGATGGTGGCGATTGCGCGCGCCATGGCGCATGAGCCCAAAGTGCTGGTGCTCGACGAACCGACCTCTTCGCTTTCTAGCGCTGAAGCCGACCGGCTGTTTGCTTTGCTCGATCGGTTGAAGGCCGATGGCGTCGCCATTCTCTATATCTCGCACCGCATGTCGGATATCCGCCGGCTGGCCGACCGCATCGTTTCGCTGCGCGATGGCGCCATCGCGGCCACCTTCGACCAGCCGCCGCTCGACTATGAAGGCGCGGTCAATGCCATGCTTGGGCGCACGGTGAGCTTGGGCCAGGTGGCAGCACGCGCCACCGGAAAAACGGTGTTTGCCGCCGACGGTCTGCGCCTCAAGGCCAATGCAAAACCTCTTTCTCTCACTCTCGGTGAGGGCGAGGTCGTGGCCATCACCGGGCTGGTAGGCGTCGGCAAGACGGCTCTGGCCGAAACACTGTTTGGCGTGCGCAGACCAGCGTCCGGTACCATGGTGCTGGACGGAAACCCCTATGCCCCGCCCTCGACGCGCGAAGCCATCCGCAACGGCGTATTCCTGGTCGCCAAGGACCGCGCCGACAATGGCATTGTGCCCGATTTCAACATCTACGAAAATATCAGCCTGCCCTTTTTGCGCTCCATCTCGCGCCTGGCTGTCACGCAGCGTAGTGCGGAAAAGGCACGCGCTCGCCAGCAAATCAATGATCTTGCCATCGTCAGCCGCAGCGAGCGGGACGAGATGTCAACGCTCTCGGGCGGTAACCAGCAAAAGGTGATGGTGGCCCGCTGGATGGCTGAGCCGGCGCGGTTGTTCGTACTCGACGAACCGTTCCAGGGCGTCGACATTGCGGCACGACGCGACATCGCCACCAAACTGCGCGCCAGTGCTGCAGGCCGCGCGACGCTGATCTTCGTCACCGAACTCGACGAGGCACTGGAAACTGCCGACCGCATTCTGGTGATGTCGGAACACACGCTGGTGGGCGAACACAAAAATGACGGCGCGCTCGACATGGATCGCCTTCTGTCGCAGATCGCCGGACAGCTCCTCAAGGGTGCGGCATGA
- a CDS encoding ABC transporter permease yields the protein MTLRDFAVRYGFLLLLSGLVAYFTAFADGFASPQSAVFIFQSVAITGVLALGVTATLVVGGFDLSIGSVATTAMMASAYVMVVLEQNALVAVLACLLIGIIVGLINGFLIVYMRVPDLLATLGMMFLLIGLQRIPTEGRSIATGMTMPDGTVASGTFSPAFLSLGRHRFDFFIPNLIPVSVVVLLVLALVIWFFLEYTRFGRMMYAVGSNERAAELAGAPVKAYKIWAYVISGIFASIGGILLAARLGRGDIASGNNLLLDAVAAALIGFAVLGAAKPNAFGTAVGALFVGILLQGLTMMNAPYYTQDFVKGIVLVVALVFTFALSNTGRR from the coding sequence ATGACATTGCGTGACTTCGCCGTGCGCTACGGCTTTCTTTTGCTGCTGTCCGGGCTGGTAGCCTATTTCACCGCCTTTGCCGATGGATTTGCCTCGCCCCAAAGTGCCGTCTTTATCTTCCAGTCCGTGGCCATCACCGGCGTTCTGGCGCTCGGCGTCACAGCTACGCTCGTGGTTGGCGGTTTTGACCTGTCCATCGGCTCCGTCGCCACCACAGCCATGATGGCGTCTGCCTATGTGATGGTAGTGCTGGAACAAAATGCGCTGGTGGCCGTGCTGGCCTGCCTTCTGATCGGGATCATCGTCGGCCTGATCAACGGTTTCCTGATAGTCTATATGCGCGTGCCCGACCTTCTGGCTACGCTTGGCATGATGTTCCTGCTGATCGGCCTGCAGCGTATCCCGACGGAGGGACGTTCGATTGCCACCGGCATGACCATGCCCGACGGTACTGTCGCGTCCGGCACGTTCAGCCCTGCTTTCCTGTCGCTTGGCCGCCACCGCTTTGATTTCTTTATCCCAAATCTCATTCCTGTCTCGGTCGTGGTTCTTCTGGTGCTGGCGCTGGTGATTTGGTTCTTCCTCGAATACACCCGTTTTGGCCGCATGATGTATGCCGTCGGTTCCAATGAACGGGCCGCAGAGCTCGCTGGCGCGCCGGTCAAGGCATACAAGATTTGGGCCTATGTGATTTCAGGCATTTTTGCCTCGATCGGCGGCATTCTGCTGGCCGCCCGGCTCGGACGCGGCGACATCGCGTCTGGCAACAACCTTCTTCTCGATGCGGTAGCCGCAGCCCTGATCGGCTTTGCCGTTCTGGGCGCTGCCAAGCCCAATGCATTCGGCACTGCCGTGGGAGCGCTGTTTGTCGGCATCCTGCTGCAGGGCCTCACCATGATGAACGCGCCCTATTACACGCAGGATTTCGTCAAGGGCATCGTTCTCGTCGTCGCGCTGGTGTTCACCTTTGCCCTATCGAACACCGGCCGCCGTTAA
- a CDS encoding substrate-binding domain-containing protein: protein MTMTRRTLGRWAAGLIGATALMQVPAFAQTAPAPLDNPGNVKIALVRYLSTGDFFQAYLSGVESQAKALGVDLRVLDSRQDAALQADMVDQAIALGVNGIIIQHGLTESMKEAAQRAVDAGIKVVAFDVNVENDKIPQIEQSDRDLARLALEQAIKDNGESWKAGYVYVAGIAPLDRRNETWVGFKKKYAGIEEKAMFGTLDNPIANSVANQARSVITANPDITVMFAPYDEFAKGVKIAVDEAGMSESVKIYSADISTSDIAAMREPNSAWAATAATNPAVVGQVSVRALAMMIAGEDPGKSVIVPPTLITQKELNDNDIKNMEDLSAKLPQFAHADVVMPAWMPNPNK, encoded by the coding sequence ATGACAATGACCCGCAGAACCCTCGGCAGATGGGCCGCAGGCCTGATCGGTGCCACCGCGCTGATGCAGGTTCCCGCCTTTGCGCAGACAGCACCCGCCCCGCTCGACAATCCTGGCAATGTGAAGATTGCGCTGGTGCGCTATCTGTCCACCGGCGACTTCTTCCAGGCTTATCTCTCGGGCGTGGAAAGCCAGGCCAAGGCACTCGGTGTTGATCTGCGCGTGCTCGACAGCCGCCAGGACGCCGCACTTCAGGCCGACATGGTCGATCAGGCAATCGCGCTTGGCGTCAACGGCATCATCATCCAGCACGGCTTGACCGAAAGCATGAAGGAAGCCGCCCAGCGCGCGGTAGACGCCGGCATCAAGGTCGTCGCCTTCGACGTCAATGTCGAGAACGACAAGATTCCGCAGATCGAACAGTCCGACCGCGATCTTGCCCGCTTGGCACTCGAACAGGCGATCAAGGACAATGGCGAAAGCTGGAAGGCAGGCTACGTCTATGTCGCGGGCATCGCCCCGCTCGACCGCCGGAACGAGACCTGGGTCGGGTTCAAGAAGAAGTATGCCGGCATCGAGGAAAAGGCGATGTTCGGCACGCTGGATAATCCGATTGCCAACTCGGTCGCCAACCAGGCCCGCTCGGTAATCACCGCCAACCCCGACATCACCGTGATGTTTGCTCCCTATGACGAATTCGCCAAGGGCGTGAAGATCGCCGTCGACGAAGCCGGCATGTCGGAAAGCGTAAAGATCTATTCGGCCGACATCTCGACCTCTGACATCGCTGCCATGCGCGAGCCAAACAGCGCCTGGGCCGCAACCGCCGCTACCAACCCGGCCGTTGTCGGTCAGGTTTCGGTTCGCGCACTGGCCATGATGATCGCCGGTGAGGATCCGGGCAAGAGCGTCATCGTGCCGCCAACCCTGATCACCCAGAAAGAGCTGAACGACAACGACATCAAGAACATGGAAGACCTTTCGGCGAAGCTGCCGCAGTTCGCCCATGCTGACGTCGTCATGCCCGCCTGGATGCCGAACCCGAACAAATAA
- a CDS encoding adenylate/guanylate cyclase domain-containing protein: MFPVLFDGERTNRRLAAVLAADMVGYSRLMERDEQGILARLRAHRIELIDPTIAKNNGRIIKTTGDGMLVEFQSVVDAVNCAVEVQRRMRRRNSDVPEESRIQFRIGINLGDIIIEDDDIFGDGVNIAVRIEQLAESGGICVTASVHDQVSGRVEIDFDDLGEKQLKNISRPLKVYRAVIDELARAVAPAGGATQIQSVAKPTIAVLPFTNMSGDAEQEFFVDGLTEDILTELSRRHELFVISRNSTFVYKGQAVSITDVAKKLGAQYIVEGSVRKSGDRLRVTVQLIDTSSDTHIWAERYDRKLDDIFALQDEMTSAIVATLPGRLEAAQNDQLSRKKPASLAAYECVLVAKVLHHRSNREDNAKAQNLICQAITLDPEYAHAYAWRGCIMGQAWGYGWCDEKEETFAIVEADLERALNLDDNDADVHRILAAVHIMRTEFERARYHQERALALNPNYDLVVVQMGELFTWLGVPAEGVKWIEKAMRLNPHHPPRFWSHLGKAHFTAKDYALAIKAFMSLPTMDVISRTFVAICHACLGDQTAADAHVAAIRVADPTFNTETFLAAVHYSEKADQEHLREGLIKAGMD, encoded by the coding sequence ATGTTCCCGGTTCTGTTCGACGGTGAACGCACGAATCGCAGGCTGGCAGCTGTTCTGGCCGCCGACATGGTTGGCTACAGTCGACTGATGGAACGCGACGAGCAGGGTATCCTCGCGCGCCTGAGGGCCCACCGCATAGAACTGATCGACCCCACCATCGCCAAGAACAACGGCAGGATCATCAAGACCACGGGCGATGGCATGCTGGTGGAGTTTCAAAGCGTCGTCGACGCTGTCAACTGCGCGGTCGAGGTTCAGCGTCGGATGCGGCGGCGCAATTCCGACGTCCCTGAAGAGTCCCGCATCCAGTTTCGTATCGGTATCAATTTGGGTGACATCATCATCGAGGACGACGACATTTTTGGCGATGGCGTGAACATTGCCGTGCGCATTGAACAACTGGCAGAAAGCGGTGGCATCTGCGTGACTGCATCGGTGCATGATCAGGTGAGCGGGCGCGTCGAAATCGACTTCGATGATCTGGGCGAAAAACAGCTGAAGAACATTAGCCGGCCACTTAAAGTATACCGTGCTGTCATCGACGAGCTGGCACGCGCAGTCGCACCAGCGGGCGGCGCGACGCAGATACAGTCAGTGGCAAAGCCGACCATTGCGGTCCTGCCGTTCACCAATATGAGCGGTGACGCCGAGCAGGAATTTTTTGTCGACGGTCTGACCGAGGACATCCTGACCGAACTCAGCCGCCGCCACGAACTGTTCGTCATCTCCCGCAACTCGACCTTCGTCTACAAGGGCCAGGCCGTTAGCATCACTGACGTGGCTAAAAAACTCGGCGCCCAGTACATCGTTGAAGGAAGCGTCCGCAAATCTGGCGATCGCTTGCGCGTGACGGTGCAGCTGATCGATACATCCAGCGATACCCACATCTGGGCCGAGCGCTACGACCGCAAGCTCGATGATATCTTCGCGCTGCAGGACGAAATGACGTCGGCCATCGTTGCGACACTGCCGGGACGTCTGGAAGCAGCACAGAATGATCAATTATCCCGAAAGAAGCCAGCGAGCCTTGCCGCATATGAATGCGTGCTGGTGGCCAAGGTGCTACATCACCGCAGCAACCGGGAGGACAATGCGAAAGCCCAGAACCTGATCTGCCAGGCTATAACGCTGGACCCAGAATATGCGCACGCCTATGCCTGGCGCGGCTGCATCATGGGACAGGCATGGGGCTATGGGTGGTGTGATGAAAAGGAAGAAACATTCGCAATCGTTGAAGCGGATTTGGAACGGGCCCTGAACCTCGACGACAACGACGCCGACGTGCACCGCATCCTGGCCGCCGTCCACATCATGCGCACGGAGTTTGAACGCGCGCGATACCATCAGGAGCGCGCGCTGGCCCTCAATCCGAATTACGATCTGGTCGTGGTCCAGATGGGCGAGTTGTTCACCTGGCTGGGTGTCCCCGCAGAGGGCGTCAAATGGATCGAAAAGGCGATGCGGTTGAACCCGCACCATCCCCCGCGCTTCTGGAGCCATCTTGGCAAGGCGCATTTCACTGCCAAGGATTACGCCCTGGCGATCAAGGCCTTCATGAGCCTCCCCACCATGGATGTGATCTCACGGACGTTCGTTGCAATCTGCCACGCCTGCCTGGGTGACCAGACAGCAGCCGATGCGCATGTCGCCGCCATCCGCGTCGCTGACCCCACCTTCAATACCGAGACCTTTCTTGCGGCCGTTCATTATTCCGAGAAAGCCGATCAGGAGCACCTGCGGGAGGGGTTGATCAAGGCAGGAATGGATTAG
- a CDS encoding helix-turn-helix domain-containing protein yields the protein MNLLDIGVLAEKSGVPASTLRYYEEIGLIESLGRHGLRRQFGFEALTQLALISLGKTAGFSLEEIKSAFGKHGAPALPRAALLQRADAIAVQIRQLKTLHDALVHVAECPAPSHMECPKFRRLLSLAPHPRDHQKRRRTPGS from the coding sequence ATGAATCTTCTCGATATCGGAGTTCTGGCGGAAAAAAGCGGCGTGCCGGCATCGACGCTGCGCTATTATGAAGAGATCGGGCTGATTGAATCGCTTGGCCGACATGGGCTGCGCCGCCAGTTCGGCTTTGAAGCGCTGACCCAACTGGCGTTGATATCGCTTGGCAAAACGGCCGGCTTTTCGCTTGAAGAAATCAAGAGCGCCTTTGGCAAGCATGGCGCACCCGCGCTGCCGCGCGCCGCGCTACTTCAGAGGGCCGACGCAATCGCGGTCCAGATACGCCAGCTGAAAACGCTGCACGATGCTCTTGTTCATGTTGCCGAGTGCCCGGCGCCGTCACATATGGAATGCCCGAAATTCAGGCGGCTGCTCAGCCTTGCGCCTCACCCGCGTGATCATCAGAAACGGCGGCGCACGCCGGGATCGTGA
- a CDS encoding MFS transporter, which yields MITLRRTIRRPPVLATLAAATVLASLGISVVSVALPSLATGFSASVSAVQWVVLGYLVSVTVTIVIAGRLGDLFGHKRTLVAGLAIFTLASVLSAASPTLMALIASRILQGIGGAILIALPVSMARGAVAKNRLGSAMGLLATMSAIGTSLGPSVGGFIIAAIGWRATFIPLAGLGAVVLCLAVCTVPPDPDRDRQKSPSMDWPGALLLALCLTSLALATSGGSAGWSAGLLLLFSAATLACLVIVETRTASPLVPMAMLRGAAATIPLGLSVLVATVMMSTLAVGPFFLSFGLNLYDWQVGLVMAVGPAMSALAGVPAGRLTDRFGARRIVLAGLALTFVGLICLAMFPRLFGTAGYVVALILLTPGFQLFLAANNTVVMASTAADQRGLVSGLLGLSRNLGFMAGASMMPMLFAATMAPAQITTAPPQAVADAFTITFIAAAGGIFLALLLATISHRKHAQESAAKLVPDAP from the coding sequence ATGATCACGCTCCGCCGAACGATCCGCAGACCACCCGTATTAGCCACGCTGGCGGCAGCTACAGTGCTTGCATCGCTGGGCATCAGCGTCGTTTCAGTGGCTCTCCCCTCCCTCGCCACCGGCTTCTCCGCGTCTGTCTCTGCAGTGCAGTGGGTTGTTCTCGGCTATTTGGTCTCGGTGACAGTCACCATCGTGATTGCAGGGCGGCTTGGTGATCTGTTCGGACATAAGCGCACGCTGGTGGCGGGTCTGGCCATATTCACCCTCGCCTCGGTACTTTCGGCAGCGTCTCCCACCCTGATGGCGCTGATTGCCAGCCGCATACTGCAAGGCATAGGCGGGGCCATCCTGATCGCGCTGCCGGTTTCCATGGCGCGTGGTGCCGTGGCAAAAAACCGTTTAGGATCGGCCATGGGGCTGCTCGCCACAATGTCTGCCATCGGCACTTCGCTTGGCCCGTCCGTTGGCGGGTTCATCATTGCGGCCATAGGCTGGCGCGCAACCTTCATTCCGCTGGCGGGTCTCGGTGCTGTCGTCTTGTGCCTCGCTGTGTGTACAGTCCCGCCAGATCCGGACCGCGACCGACAAAAGTCTCCTTCCATGGATTGGCCCGGCGCTCTGCTTCTGGCGCTGTGCCTGACCTCACTGGCATTGGCAACATCCGGTGGCAGTGCGGGCTGGAGCGCCGGCCTGCTGTTGCTGTTTTCGGCGGCCACACTTGCCTGCCTCGTCATTGTGGAGACCCGGACGGCATCGCCTTTGGTGCCCATGGCGATGCTGCGCGGTGCGGCGGCAACGATACCGCTCGGCCTCAGCGTGCTTGTCGCCACGGTCATGATGTCGACGCTCGCCGTGGGCCCATTCTTCCTGTCCTTCGGCCTGAACCTCTACGATTGGCAGGTCGGACTTGTCATGGCCGTGGGGCCAGCCATGTCAGCGCTTGCCGGCGTGCCGGCAGGGCGACTGACGGATCGTTTCGGCGCGCGTCGCATTGTATTGGCTGGCCTTGCGCTCACGTTCGTCGGCCTGATCTGCCTGGCCATGTTTCCAAGACTTTTTGGCACTGCCGGCTATGTGGTGGCGCTTATCCTACTGACCCCCGGTTTCCAGCTGTTTCTGGCAGCCAACAATACGGTTGTCATGGCCTCAACCGCCGCTGACCAACGTGGTCTGGTGTCCGGGCTGCTCGGCTTGTCGCGTAATCTCGGTTTCATGGCAGGTGCCTCGATGATGCCGATGCTGTTCGCTGCGACAATGGCACCAGCTCAGATCACCACAGCTCCGCCGCAGGCCGTCGCAGACGCATTCACGATAACCTTTATAGCTGCGGCCGGCGGCATTTTTCTGGCACTGCTGCTCGCAACAATCAGCCACCGCAAGCACGCACAGGAAAGCGCCGCAAAACTGGTCCCCGACGCTCCCTGA